The nucleotide window GTCCATAAAGCGACTCCATATCAGGCTCTTCTTTACGAATAAAATCGAGCACTTCCGCTATTGTTTGATCTTCGGTGAAGGTGAGTACATCCGTGGTCATAATACTACCCACGGTACTATCAGGATATTCGAGCAAATCGCGCACCTCTTCGGAAGCCTCAGGCTCCATCTCATGCAGCAACTGTTCTGCTTTTTCGTCTTCCAGATAATCCATCAGGTCGGCAGCTTCGTTAGCCGGCATCTTTTCGAGTACATCGGCAGCTTTTTCGACCGGAAGGCTTTCGATGATATGAATCTGTTCCTTCACCTCGAGTTCTTCCAATACATCGGCAGCCTGTTCTTCGTCCAAAGACGAGAAAAGAGTAGTTTTGGAGGAACGACTCAAATCCTCAATAATATCGGCAAGGTCGGAAGGGTGAAGCGTATTGAGCTTGGAACGCGATTTCGAAAGCTGAATACTGAGAGTACTCAAATCAATAGCTTCCACATCGTCCCACAAAATAAACTTGGAAGGAATACGTCCGTTGAAAGGTAGCAAAATATACTTGATTACCTGATCAATGCCGATACGGCGAAGCAAACCTTCGGTTCCCACATCCACAGCAACAACAAAAACGCCTGCCGCAATGGCTACCATACGGATATCATTGACCCGAACCAGTTTACGGCCGGTAATATCCACAATTTGCTTATCAAGAATGCTGTCTTTCAGCAAAATTGCATCCGACAGATGATCGGATTGCACGTAAATCATTGACTGACATTGTACCTTGTAGCGTATTCCGAACTTTACAATTTGCAGATCGTTGAGAATAGCATCTTTCTTTTTGCCATCCACTTTCACGGCAAACCCAACTACCTGAGGGCGTTGTGATTCGTCGCTTTCGGGATCAACAACCGGAACGCGTACATATACGTCAGTGATTTTGCCCAGAATATTTTCACGGGCATCAAAAATTGGACAGCCTATCAAGCGGCTGAGATAAAATGTAGTTAAAGAAGTCATGAAAACCCTCCTTCTTTGTGCGGTGTCGAAGGAAGGCATGAACCGGCCTTCCCGCTAATCGCAGGTTAATACTTTTGTACTATTCGCCGGACCATCATCCATAATTGGTGAGTTTTAAAATTTCGTTGCAAAGGTAATTCTTTTTCTTTCAGAAGGTTTCCTGTTTTGTTTTTTTGTGACATTGCAGATCAACAATTTTTCCTGCTATTTTTCAGCATGTTACAAACACAAGACAAAATTCCTCAACATTAACAAAATAGCAAATTGGTATTTTACATACAAATACAAAAGAAAAAAATCCATCGGGAACACGACTTTATGGTCATCCCGATGGATTTTTTCTTTCAAATTGACAGCTATTCTATTTTACAACATTTCTGCTATCGTTTTTCCTTGTTTAATACGATCGGCCATACCGATACCATTACGGAGGTTCCCAGCCAGAATGAGACCCGGGTACTGTGCTTCGAGTTGTTCGATTGCCTCAAAACGTTCCTTGCTATCGGCCCGATATTGCGGAATAGCATGGGCGTGACGCATAATTTTGAAAAGATCGGGATTAAAATCGTCGAGTTCCAGCAAATCTTTGGCTTCACGTGCCACTAGTTCGCGAATCGCACTATCGTCCAGATCGCACAACTCCTGACGGCGTACGCCTCCAATAAAGATGGTAACCAATGCTCCATCTTTCGGCGCACGGTTTTCAAACAATGTTGACATGAACATAATACCAAGGATGTCGCGTTTTTCGCGGAACGGGATCAACGCCCCAAAGGCATCAAGCGGACGACCTTTCCATTGTTTGAACCCAAGCGCCACTTCAACAACCCGTGTATAATGAAGATTCTTAATTTTGTCGACCTGCGAAGTTGGTAAAAACGGGAAAAGTTCCGGCAGAGCATAAGCACCAGCGGTACTAACTATCTGTTTTGCCTGAATTTCAACCGGATTACCATCAGCATTAATTGCTTTCAGCAGATAACCGCCTTCGTTTTTTTCAACGAAAATATTCTGTAATCCAAGTAAAATACGATCTTTCCCGATTGACGATTGCAGCGCTTCCATCAAATTGGACAATCCGCCTTTGACAGAAAATATTTTCTTGGTCGCTTTTTGCATTTCAGGATCTTTCGGCTCTCTCATTTTCTTGACCGAACCTCCGATAAAACTACCGTAATTTTGCTCTAAATTGTAGAGTTTCGGCAAGGCGTATTTGGTAACCAATTGGGCAGGATCGCCGGCATACACACCCATAATAAAAGGATCAATGGCATAGTTCAGAAAGCTCTTACCCATGCGGCGTTTGACCATTTCGGCAAGCGTCTCATCGGGATTGGTTCCCGGCTTGCGGAAAGGTTCGCCCAACAGACGGAACTTATCGTACCAGCTGAACAATGGCGTGGTGATTCCCCCGATCAGTCCTGAAGGTAACGCAACCCATTTGCCATTTTTGAGTACATACCGTTTTTTCGAAAATTCATCCGGCACCTCATAGGTCATCTTATCTTTCAGATCTTCAAAAAGATCTGCCACTTCCGGTTGCGAAATCACACCGGTATTGGGTCCGGTTTCGTAAACAAAACCATTCTCTTTTTCGGTATTGATAACACCTCCGACATGATTCAGTTTCTCGACAACGATAAAGTTGCGATTCTTTTTTGCCAAATGGTGAGCACAGGTAAGCCCTGTGAGTCCGGCTCCAATTACAATAATATCAGTCTGTTGCATTATATCGTTTTTGAATATGTATTTTCTTTTACAGAAAGTTGGGGATCGAAAGTCATAGCAATGTTACGAACCACCAGCGAACCGTCGTCGTGAATACGAAGCTGATCGCCCTGTATTTCCAGCAATTCATCCTCAATGAAAGGCGTTAATTTAGCAGCATCGTATCCTACAACCTGCTTTATGGTAGCAACATCCGTTTTGTAGGTCTGAGCCACCGCTTCGAAATCGAGGAAAAGATTGCACATCACCTCTTCGATAACGGTACGGATAATCTTTTCATTTTCCGTAAGCTGATATCCTCTTTCCAACGCCAAGCCGCTATTATTCACACTTGCAATATAAGTCTCTATGACTTTCGTGTTTTGGTAATAGCCGTTTTCCAGTTGGGTGATGGCCGAAGAACCGAAGCCGTAGACCTGACCGGTAGTTTCGCGGGTGCAATATCCCTGGAAATTACGGTGCAATTTTTTGTTTACGAGCGCTTTCGTCAATTCATCTTCCGGTTTGGCATAATGATCCATACCGATGGGAACATAACCGTTTTCGGTCAGCAAATCGTAGGCCATTTCCATCAGCGCCAGCTTTTCGGAAGCATTCAGAATGCCTGTTTTTTCAAGCACTTTCTGGGCACTTTTCACCCAGGGAACATGCGCATACGAAAAGGTTACCAAGCGGTCGGGGCTTATTTCAATCGCTTTTTCGATACTTTTACGGAAACCATCGACCGTTTGTCCCGGCAGCCCGTAAATCAAATCGAGATTGACGCTGTCGAAACCGTTTTGTTTCATTCGGGCAACCAGCTCTTCCACCGGATGTTTCGAAGGCTCACGATTGACGATCTTCAAAACATTTGCATCAAAATCCTGAATACCAAGACTGAGACGATTGAATCCGAAAGAGGCCAATCGGTCAATATCTTCCAGTTCCAGATAAGCCGGACTGCACTCCATGGCAATTTCGGGATGCGATTCGAACGTAAAATTCGCCCGAAACAAATCCATCACCTCCTGCACCATTTCCAACGGAATAGAGTTTGGCGTTCCCCCACCCCAATGCACCTGCGACACCTTCCGGTTTTTGTCGATCAGGCCGGCCACATTTTCAATCTCTTTTTTGACGGCATCAATATACCTGCGAAACAGATCTTTATCTCTGCTCCCCGAAGTGGTACATCCACAAAAATGGCACAGTCGCGGGCAAAACGGAATATGCACATAAAGCGAGATATTTTGAGGCATCTCGCTGTTCGACTGCACAATAGCCTGTTGATACTCCGCATTACCAATGTTGGTGTGGAAGTAATTGGCAGGCGGATAGCTCGTATAACGGGGCCCCGCCTGATTGTATTTCAGAAGTAAATCTTTACGTATCTGCATGATGTTAATCTCTTTTCCAGTCGGCCGACTTGATCCAGTCAACGACAAATTTGGCATTTTCGAAGGGAGTGTTCGGCAGTACGCCGTGCCCGAGATTGAAAATCCACTTGTGTTCTTTACTGCCGAATGCTAGGTATTTCTCCAGTTCGCGACTGATGGCAGATTGATCGGCTGCCATAACGCGAGGATCCAGATTGCCCTGAACGCCGGTTTGCTCGCCAAGCATCTCCTTCGCGTCTTCGATCGACATTTGCCAATCGACACTAACAAAATCGAATCCTTCGTTTTTCAATACTTTCATGCCGTTGCCCAATCCTTTCGGGAAAAATATAACGGGCGTACCGGTAGCCTGAACAGCCTTCAGAATTTTCCGTACGTATGGTAAAACCACCTCGTTGTAAAGCGGATAAGGCAACATGCCTGCGTGAGTATCGAAAAGCTGAAATGCGCTAATGCCGTGTTTCACCTGATTGAGTGCATACTCGATGGAAAGATCGGTAATGGCCGAAAGCAATTTTTCGGTTGTCGCCCGATCGCGATAAATCATGTCGGCAGCTGCAGGAAACTGGTGATTAGAGCTGATGCCCTGCACCATGTAAAACAACGTGGTGAGTGGTGCGCCGCAAAAACCGATCAATGGTGTATCGGCAGGACGGGTAGCCATAATCACGTCAATGGCATCGTACACATGCTGCAATTTAGAAGGATCAGCATGCAGGGACGACACCGGATCTTTCTCATCCTTCAAAGGTGTTTCGAAACGTGGGCCATGGTCGGTAAATTCCA belongs to Paludibacter jiangxiensis and includes:
- a CDS encoding magnesium transporter, whose translation is MTSLTTFYLSRLIGCPIFDARENILGKITDVYVRVPVVDPESDESQRPQVVGFAVKVDGKKKDAILNDLQIVKFGIRYKVQCQSMIYVQSDHLSDAILLKDSILDKQIVDITGRKLVRVNDIRMVAIAAGVFVVAVDVGTEGLLRRIGIDQVIKYILLPFNGRIPSKFILWDDVEAIDLSTLSIQLSKSRSKLNTLHPSDLADIIEDLSRSSKTTLFSSLDEEQAADVLEELEVKEQIHIIESLPVEKAADVLEKMPANEAADLMDYLEDEKAEQLLHEMEPEASEEVRDLLEYPDSTVGSIMTTDVLTFTEDQTIAEVLDFIRKEEPDMESLYGLFVLDKNNELVGTITMRDLLISDPTTPLEDVMDDNLNCVNDYDKLDSLSELVSKYNLLAVPVTNDNNELEGMVVVDDIIDDLLGKRRTT
- the hemG gene encoding protoporphyrinogen oxidase; this translates as MQQTDIIVIGAGLTGLTCAHHLAKKNRNFIVVEKLNHVGGVINTEKENGFVYETGPNTGVISQPEVADLFEDLKDKMTYEVPDEFSKKRYVLKNGKWVALPSGLIGGITTPLFSWYDKFRLLGEPFRKPGTNPDETLAEMVKRRMGKSFLNYAIDPFIMGVYAGDPAQLVTKYALPKLYNLEQNYGSFIGGSVKKMREPKDPEMQKATKKIFSVKGGLSNLMEALQSSIGKDRILLGLQNIFVEKNEGGYLLKAINADGNPVEIQAKQIVSTAGAYALPELFPFLPTSQVDKIKNLHYTRVVEVALGFKQWKGRPLDAFGALIPFREKRDILGIMFMSTLFENRAPKDGALVTIFIGGVRRQELCDLDDSAIRELVAREAKDLLELDDFNPDLFKIMRHAHAIPQYRADSKERFEAIEQLEAQYPGLILAGNLRNGIGMADRIKQGKTIAEML
- the hemN gene encoding oxygen-independent coproporphyrinogen III oxidase, which translates into the protein MQIRKDLLLKYNQAGPRYTSYPPANYFHTNIGNAEYQQAIVQSNSEMPQNISLYVHIPFCPRLCHFCGCTTSGSRDKDLFRRYIDAVKKEIENVAGLIDKNRKVSQVHWGGGTPNSIPLEMVQEVMDLFRANFTFESHPEIAMECSPAYLELEDIDRLASFGFNRLSLGIQDFDANVLKIVNREPSKHPVEELVARMKQNGFDSVNLDLIYGLPGQTVDGFRKSIEKAIEISPDRLVTFSYAHVPWVKSAQKVLEKTGILNASEKLALMEMAYDLLTENGYVPIGMDHYAKPEDELTKALVNKKLHRNFQGYCTRETTGQVYGFGSSAITQLENGYYQNTKVIETYIASVNNSGLALERGYQLTENEKIIRTVIEEVMCNLFLDFEAVAQTYKTDVATIKQVVGYDAAKLTPFIEDELLEIQGDQLRIHDDGSLVVRNIAMTFDPQLSVKENTYSKTI
- the hemE gene encoding uroporphyrinogen decarboxylase gives rise to the protein MSNIFLDTIHGIKRERPPVWFMRQAGRVIPEYLKMREKYSFHEMMNTPELAAQVTLQPVYRLGVDAAILFSDILVIPEAMGMKLEFTDHGPRFETPLKDEKDPVSSLHADPSKLQHVYDAIDVIMATRPADTPLIGFCGAPLTTLFYMVQGISSNHQFPAAADMIYRDRATTEKLLSAITDLSIEYALNQVKHGISAFQLFDTHAGMLPYPLYNEVVLPYVRKILKAVQATGTPVIFFPKGLGNGMKVLKNEGFDFVSVDWQMSIEDAKEMLGEQTGVQGNLDPRVMAADQSAISRELEKYLAFGSKEHKWIFNLGHGVLPNTPFENAKFVVDWIKSADWKRD